One Deltaproteobacteria bacterium genomic region harbors:
- a CDS encoding ParB/RepB/Spo0J family partition protein has translation MSETTPINSNNSKIGKPRLGRGLGSLLSGVNTQETTGRQASGMEHVDAGNSVNSPGESAPVTTSNFQGNSSTTDQASASSSETPVVAPVVPETARIWNVAIEKIVANTQQPRQVFEGVALKELAASIKEKGILQPITARRKSETEFEIIAGERRWRAAQMAGLKEVPVILKNVTEQDSLEFAILENIQRADLNPVEEAEAYDHLMKAYGLTQAQVADRLGKERPTIANALRLLVLPPEVKLMIGGGELSAGHAKVLLGLESMSDQIDLAKEVVREKLSVRALERKVAEIKSKPTGSGVKANVPMGLDVSSKLVEALAGELQKLIGTRVVIDYADRRGKLSVYFHSDEQLTEIVERMRRGWAKQSAAPNVSSRS, from the coding sequence ATGTCTGAAACTACGCCTATTAATTCAAACAATAGTAAAATTGGAAAGCCTCGTCTTGGGCGCGGACTGGGTAGTCTTTTGAGCGGAGTGAATACTCAGGAAACCACCGGACGTCAGGCATCCGGAATGGAGCATGTCGACGCTGGGAATTCCGTGAACTCGCCAGGTGAATCAGCACCTGTAACCACGTCGAATTTTCAGGGGAATTCTTCAACAACAGATCAAGCTTCCGCATCTTCATCAGAGACGCCGGTCGTCGCGCCTGTTGTCCCGGAAACTGCAAGGATTTGGAATGTTGCGATCGAAAAAATAGTCGCCAACACCCAGCAGCCAAGACAAGTCTTCGAAGGTGTTGCGCTCAAAGAACTTGCTGCATCAATAAAGGAAAAAGGAATTCTTCAGCCGATCACGGCGCGTCGAAAATCCGAAACAGAATTTGAAATTATCGCTGGCGAAAGGCGCTGGCGGGCGGCTCAAATGGCTGGACTGAAAGAGGTCCCGGTCATACTGAAAAATGTGACTGAACAAGACTCGTTGGAATTCGCAATTCTCGAAAATATTCAGCGCGCTGACTTAAATCCGGTGGAAGAAGCTGAGGCTTACGATCACCTGATGAAGGCCTACGGTTTAACGCAGGCCCAAGTTGCGGATCGACTGGGAAAAGAGCGGCCAACCATCGCGAACGCCCTGCGTCTTTTGGTGCTGCCACCTGAAGTAAAATTGATGATCGGCGGCGGCGAGCTTTCGGCGGGACATGCTAAAGTTCTACTTGGTCTCGAGAGCATGTCCGATCAGATTGATCTCGCCAAGGAAGTTGTTCGCGAAAAATTATCTGTTCGGGCGCTTGAACGAAAAGTTGCGGAGATCAAATCGAAACCTACAGGGTCCGGCGTTAAAGCAAACGTCCCTATGGGATTAGATGTTTCATCTAAGCTTGTTGAAGCACTTGCTGGGGAATTGCAAAAGCTTATTGGTACTCGCGTCGTCATTGACTATGCCGACCGCCGCGGCAAACTGAGTGTCTATTTTCATTCAGACGAGCAGTTGACCGAAATCGTGGAAAGGATGCGACGAGGATGGGCGAAACAGAGCGCAGCACCGAACGTGTCTTCCCGAAGCTAA
- a CDS encoding polymer-forming cytoskeletal protein translates to MPESTITDGRLTALLDEGSNFEGKLSFEGVVRIGGIFKGEIFTRDTLVVNPGAIVEAEVEADVVVISGTFVGSVAARKRVIMHPPAVFRGTVTTPSLRIDEGVTFEGASYMPTTSAGT, encoded by the coding sequence ATGCCTGAATCAACAATTACAGACGGCCGCCTTACTGCGCTTCTGGATGAGGGATCGAATTTCGAAGGTAAACTTTCGTTTGAGGGTGTCGTAAGAATTGGCGGCATTTTTAAAGGAGAGATTTTCACCCGCGACACACTCGTCGTGAATCCAGGCGCAATCGTTGAGGCCGAAGTCGAGGCAGACGTCGTGGTTATCTCGGGTACCTTCGTTGGAAGCGTCGCTGCGCGAAAAAGAGTCATTATGCATCCGCCAGCTGTTTTCCGAGGAACCGTGACGACTCCTAGTTTAAGGATCGATGAAGGCGTAACTTTTGAGGGCGCCTCCTACATGCCCACAACTTCAGCAGGGACTTAG
- a CDS encoding ATP synthase F0 subunit B produces the protein MELLKSLGIDGTLWIHIACFAVGYLSLSNFVFKPYAKALAEREKRTVGGEELAQQLLIQAGEINANYEQKAKAISASIRSEYDKNRAEALRESESLISSARQEAAKLLESSRAKIASEIGAAKNALASEVPAITSAIASKMAGKEISL, from the coding sequence ATGGAACTGCTGAAATCGCTCGGCATCGACGGAACTTTATGGATTCACATAGCGTGTTTCGCTGTCGGCTATTTGTCGCTCTCGAACTTTGTTTTTAAACCTTACGCCAAAGCATTGGCAGAGCGCGAAAAGCGAACTGTCGGAGGCGAAGAGCTTGCGCAACAACTTCTAATACAAGCAGGCGAAATCAACGCGAACTACGAACAAAAAGCAAAGGCTATCTCCGCCTCTATTCGCTCCGAGTACGACAAGAATCGTGCTGAGGCCCTTCGCGAATCGGAATCGCTGATTTCGAGCGCGCGCCAGGAGGCCGCTAAGCTTTTGGAATCTTCCCGCGCCAAAATCGCATCTGAAATCGGCGCTGCGAAAAACGCTCTCGCGAGCGAAGTTCCAGCGATCACATCCGCAATCGCATCGAAGATGGCCGGCAAGGAGATCTCGCTGTGA
- the atpH gene encoding ATP synthase F1 subunit delta, which produces MKSNTLAKRYAKAIFSLSLDNRSQEKVLNDLRALSDAFDSDASIKAFFNSPMISGAQKASTLSKALEGRAPTEEVNQFLMLLAKKDRLPIFGDIVEAFQAEIDAANNVCRGVVKSTIALGPTERIQIEKTVEGVLKKKVIMTYKVDPSVIGGLVAQVGSHTFDDSLSTHLKRMSEELKRRTI; this is translated from the coding sequence GTGAAATCAAACACCCTTGCGAAGCGCTATGCGAAAGCGATCTTCTCTTTGTCGCTTGATAATCGATCCCAAGAAAAAGTCCTGAACGACCTTCGCGCTCTGAGCGATGCTTTTGATTCAGATGCTTCGATCAAAGCCTTCTTTAACTCGCCAATGATCTCGGGCGCACAAAAAGCGTCAACGCTTTCCAAGGCCCTCGAGGGTCGCGCGCCAACAGAAGAGGTTAATCAGTTTCTGATGCTGTTGGCGAAAAAAGACCGACTGCCAATCTTTGGCGATATCGTTGAAGCCTTCCAGGCCGAAATCGATGCGGCCAACAATGTGTGCCGAGGCGTCGTCAAGTCGACGATTGCGCTTGGACCAACAGAGCGAATTCAGATCGAAAAAACGGTCGAAGGCGTCCTGAAGAAAAAAGTCATCATGACCTATAAAGTAGACCCGAGTGTAATCGGCGGTTTAGTTGCACAAGTTGGCAGCCATACTTTCGATGACTCTTTGTCCACGCACCTGAAGAGAATGAGTGAAGAACTCAAGAGGAGAACGATCTAA
- a CDS encoding F0F1 ATP synthase subunit alpha: MELQIRADEISKVLKEQIKGYSKAVEMSETGTVLSVGDGVARIYGLETAMQGELIEFPGDIFGMVLSLESDSVGVVIFGEDRGIKEGDTVKRTKRIVSVPVGEALLGRVVDALGNAIDGRGPIKTEHSSIVDLKAPGIVYRKSVTEPLQTGIKAIDSMIPIGRGQRELIIGDRQTGKTTIALDTIINQKGQGVHCFYVAIGQKRSTVALVVEKLRAAGAMEYTTVIAATASDSAPLQYLAPYSGCAMAEYFRDSGRHALIIYDDLTKQAQAYRQLSLLLRRPPGREAYPGDVFYVHSRLLERAAKLSDEKGGGSLTALPMIETQAGDISAYIPTNVISITDGQIFLEADLFYKGIRPAVNVGKSVSRVGGNAQIKGMKQVAGTLKLELAQFRALEAFAAFASDLDKASQQQLARGRRLVELLKQGQYSPFNVVDQIISIFAATNGYLDAIPETDVRRYEKEMLEFMKQKNQTVVADITKDKQVKDTTKKALVDALNEFKAVFEPTKK, translated from the coding sequence ATGGAACTTCAAATCCGCGCTGATGAGATCAGTAAAGTTCTAAAAGAACAGATCAAGGGCTATTCAAAAGCCGTTGAGATGAGCGAAACAGGAACCGTCCTTTCCGTAGGAGACGGTGTTGCGCGCATATATGGCCTTGAAACTGCCATGCAGGGCGAGTTGATCGAATTCCCGGGCGATATTTTCGGGATGGTTCTTTCGCTTGAGAGCGACTCTGTCGGTGTCGTTATCTTTGGTGAAGACCGTGGAATCAAAGAAGGCGACACAGTTAAGCGCACAAAGCGCATCGTATCTGTACCTGTTGGTGAGGCACTTCTTGGCCGCGTGGTCGACGCACTCGGAAACGCAATCGACGGTCGCGGACCGATCAAAACGGAGCATTCAAGTATTGTTGATTTGAAAGCGCCTGGTATCGTTTACCGAAAGTCGGTAACCGAACCACTTCAAACTGGGATCAAGGCGATTGACTCAATGATTCCAATTGGACGCGGTCAGCGCGAATTGATCATCGGCGATCGTCAAACTGGGAAGACGACTATTGCGCTCGACACGATCATCAACCAAAAGGGCCAAGGCGTTCATTGCTTCTACGTGGCAATCGGACAAAAGCGTTCGACAGTGGCACTCGTTGTTGAAAAACTTCGTGCCGCAGGTGCGATGGAATACACGACTGTGATCGCGGCAACTGCATCTGACTCGGCTCCGCTACAATATCTTGCGCCATATTCTGGTTGTGCGATGGCGGAATACTTCCGCGACTCTGGTCGCCACGCCCTCATCATCTATGATGATTTAACTAAACAAGCTCAAGCTTATCGTCAGCTTTCGCTTCTTCTTCGTCGTCCTCCGGGTCGCGAAGCTTATCCAGGCGACGTTTTCTACGTTCACTCGCGCCTTCTCGAACGAGCGGCGAAGTTGTCGGATGAAAAAGGCGGCGGTTCTTTAACTGCGCTGCCAATGATCGAAACTCAAGCTGGTGACATCTCGGCGTACATTCCAACTAACGTGATCTCGATCACGGACGGTCAGATCTTCTTGGAAGCTGACTTATTTTATAAAGGGATTCGTCCGGCGGTAAATGTTGGTAAGTCCGTATCGCGCGTCGGCGGTAACGCTCAGATAAAAGGAATGAAACAGGTTGCGGGTACTTTGAAACTCGAACTTGCTCAGTTCAGAGCACTCGAAGCGTTCGCAGCGTTCGCTTCCGATCTCGACAAAGCGTCGCAGCAGCAGCTTGCTCGCGGTCGTCGTCTTGTTGAGCTTTTGAAGCAGGGCCAGTACTCGCCATTCAACGTTGTTGATCAGATTATTTCGATCTTCGCTGCGACAAATGGCTACCTCGATGCAATTCCAGAAACAGATGTTCGCCGCTACGAAAAAGAAATGCTCGAGTTTATGAAGCAAAAGAATCAAACAGTTGTGGCCGACATCACAAAAGACAAACAGGTAAAAGACACGACGAAGAAAGCCCTTGTCGATGCACTTAACGAGTTTAAAGCGGTTTTTGAACCGACCAAAAAGTAA
- the atpG gene encoding ATP synthase F1 subunit gamma: protein MPSLKDIRLRIDSTKNTQQITKAMKMVSAAKLRRAQHNIVNMRPYAQSLMTVIADVATTHAVSHPLLERKEIPKRVLLVVVTSDRGLCGAFNTNVSKFAERYLKDNASVYEKIDVIMIGRKGADYLRRRGKDSVDTILNLAKDISYSMASGISKRVVDMYKSGAYDEVRFVYNEFKSAIQQTVVCETLLPVDVEKSATLNKGTGGFPAELIFEPSPSEMIEQLVLKHFDIQVYRCLSESVAAEHGARMTSMENATKNAGEMIRNLTLTYNKARQAAITTELIEITSGAEALKA from the coding sequence ATGCCAAGTTTGAAGGACATTCGGCTGCGTATCGATTCGACGAAGAATACGCAGCAGATTACAAAAGCGATGAAGATGGTTTCGGCTGCAAAGTTGCGCCGAGCGCAGCACAACATCGTCAATATGCGCCCTTATGCTCAGTCATTAATGACTGTCATTGCTGACGTCGCGACGACTCACGCAGTTTCGCATCCTTTGCTTGAACGCAAAGAGATTCCGAAACGAGTTCTGCTAGTTGTGGTTACGAGTGATCGTGGTCTTTGTGGCGCGTTCAACACGAACGTTTCGAAGTTTGCCGAGCGCTATCTAAAGGACAATGCATCTGTCTATGAAAAGATCGATGTCATTATGATCGGTCGCAAAGGTGCAGACTACTTGCGTCGCCGCGGAAAAGATTCGGTCGATACGATATTGAACCTCGCAAAAGACATTTCCTACTCAATGGCGTCGGGAATCTCGAAGCGGGTTGTTGATATGTATAAGTCCGGCGCCTACGACGAGGTTCGTTTCGTCTACAACGAATTTAAGTCGGCGATTCAGCAAACCGTCGTTTGCGAAACTTTGCTTCCGGTTGATGTCGAAAAGTCTGCGACATTGAACAAAGGCACTGGCGGGTTTCCGGCTGAACTTATTTTCGAACCTTCGCCGTCTGAAATGATCGAACAACTGGTCCTGAAACATTTCGACATTCAAGTTTATCGCTGTTTGTCTGAATCCGTAGCCGCGGAACACGGTGCCCGTATGACGTCGATGGAAAATGCGACGAAAAACGCGGGCGAAATGATTCGAAATTTAACACTTACGTACAACAAAGCTCGCCAAGCAGCGATCACGACAGAATTGATCGAGATCACGAGCGGCGCTGAAGCTTTGAAAGCCTAG
- the atpD gene encoding F0F1 ATP synthase subunit beta — protein sequence METGIVSQIMGPVVDVDFPTGDLPAINTALRLTNKSIDARENNLVLEVAQHLGDRSCRTIAMDSTDGLVRGQKVMNTGKMITTPVGDAVLGRILNVIGEPIDEAGPIGEKVSWEIHRPAPKFEDQSTKAEMLVTGIKVVDLLAPYVKGGKIGLFGGAGVGKTVLIQELINNIATQHGGYSVFAGVGERTREGNDLWMEMKESGVIKKTALVFGQMNEPPGARARVALTGLTVAEYFRDEAGQDVLFFVDNIFRFTQAGAEVSALLGRIPSAVGYQPTLATDMGALQERITSTKKGSITSVQAVYVPADDYTDPAPATTFAHLDATTNLDRDIAAMAIFPAVHPLQSTSRILDPLVVGEEHYRTARDVQALLQRYRELQDIIAILGMDELSEEDKTVVSRARKVQRFLSQPFFVAEQFTGTPGRYVEIKDTVRGFREILDGKHDALPEQAFYLVGTIEDAIEKSKRL from the coding sequence ATGGAAACAGGAATTGTTAGCCAAATTATGGGTCCGGTTGTAGACGTCGACTTCCCAACGGGAGATCTCCCAGCCATCAACACCGCGCTTCGCCTGACAAACAAATCGATCGACGCGCGCGAGAACAATCTCGTTCTTGAAGTCGCTCAGCATTTGGGCGATCGCTCGTGCCGCACAATCGCGATGGATTCGACAGATGGTTTGGTTCGTGGCCAAAAGGTAATGAACACAGGTAAGATGATCACCACACCAGTGGGTGATGCAGTTCTTGGTCGGATCTTGAACGTCATCGGTGAGCCGATCGACGAAGCGGGTCCAATCGGCGAAAAAGTTTCTTGGGAAATCCATCGCCCAGCTCCTAAGTTCGAAGATCAGTCGACGAAAGCAGAAATGCTTGTAACGGGTATCAAAGTTGTCGACCTACTTGCTCCTTACGTTAAGGGCGGAAAGATCGGTCTCTTTGGTGGAGCCGGCGTTGGTAAAACAGTTTTGATTCAAGAGCTCATTAACAACATCGCCACCCAGCACGGTGGTTACTCGGTTTTCGCGGGCGTCGGAGAACGAACTCGCGAAGGTAATGATCTCTGGATGGAGATGAAAGAATCGGGCGTTATCAAGAAGACCGCACTAGTGTTTGGTCAGATGAACGAGCCACCTGGAGCTCGCGCGCGAGTTGCACTGACTGGTCTAACGGTTGCGGAATATTTCCGTGACGAGGCCGGCCAGGACGTTCTGTTCTTCGTTGATAACATTTTCCGTTTCACGCAAGCAGGCGCCGAAGTTTCGGCCCTCCTCGGTCGTATCCCTTCGGCGGTTGGATATCAGCCAACACTTGCGACTGACATGGGTGCACTTCAAGAGCGTATTACTTCGACGAAAAAAGGTTCCATCACTTCGGTTCAGGCAGTTTACGTTCCTGCGGATGACTATACGGATCCAGCTCCTGCGACGACATTTGCCCATTTGGATGCGACAACAAACTTGGATCGCGACATCGCAGCGATGGCGATTTTCCCAGCGGTTCACCCACTGCAGTCAACTTCTCGTATCCTTGATCCTTTGGTCGTTGGTGAAGAGCACTATCGCACGGCTCGAGATGTGCAGGCACTTCTTCAACGTTACCGCGAATTGCAAGACATCATTGCGATCCTCGGTATGGATGAATTGTCGGAAGAAGATAAAACGGTTGTTAGCCGCGCTCGTAAGGTACAACGCTTCTTGTCGCAACCGTTCTTCGTTGCCGAGCAGTTCACTGGAACGCCAGGAAGGTACGTGGAGATTAAGGACACAGTCCGTGGCTTCCGCGAAATTCTTGATGGAAAACACGACGCACTTCCAGAACAGGCATTTTATCTGGTTGGCACGATCGAAGACGCAATCGAGAAGTCGAAACGTCTTTAA
- the atpC gene encoding ATP synthase F1 subunit epsilon — translation MAAIEKTLKLTLVTPEKKLLAEAEVEEIFVPGYRGELNILPGHAPLMTTLSTGVVKYRFKGQTELKPIIVSWGYCEVNPNGVVVLAETAERPEDIDQDRALAAWKFASERLDSGTLDPDAAEKYRRKKERADLRKTIANTAVKGNQTSH, via the coding sequence ATGGCGGCGATTGAAAAAACATTGAAACTCACACTGGTAACGCCAGAAAAAAAACTTCTGGCGGAAGCTGAGGTCGAAGAAATTTTCGTACCTGGTTACCGTGGCGAGCTCAACATTCTTCCCGGGCACGCACCGTTGATGACGACGCTCTCGACAGGCGTTGTGAAATACCGCTTCAAGGGTCAGACGGAACTCAAGCCGATCATCGTTTCTTGGGGTTATTGTGAAGTGAACCCAAATGGCGTAGTTGTCTTGGCCGAAACGGCTGAGCGACCAGAAGATATTGATCAAGATCGCGCGCTCGCCGCATGGAAATTTGCATCCGAGCGCCTTGATTCTGGTACCCTAGATCCAGATGCCGCAGAAAAATATCGCCGGAAAAAAGAGCGCGCGGATTTACGAAAAACTATCGCGAACACCGCGGTTAAGGGCAATCAGACGTCACACTAG
- a CDS encoding glycoside hydrolase family 3 protein encodes MPRSESKWLQALRGHIIEGGFHSAAAAALMFFSFSAAPLSAQTLTQEDQELERALYDATDGEGPKDEDATSGSSLQPTTSADSTGSPPENEPTRLPSTAKLPLGQLLIVGFKGTTLNSGLGEVIRETKPGAILLFGRNVRSAQQVARLNHEAQDLSMRVSRSPLLIAIDQEGGNVIRIRHTPTLPSALAIALTKDVGVAKKSGIATGRLLKTLGINVNLAPVVDVSNPETDAFLGTRTFGDDPNRVSTMTTAVANGLQDMGVLPVAKHFPGHGDASGDSHLVAATNQSTFERLSGRDLVPYYALAKSLRRPWGAMLAHVSFPKIDWTSVPATFSKPIVDGIFRQLISRQALVMTDDIEMAGAAAEKDVGIRAVRAIEAGADMVMIAWSRKIQREVLTSLEEALRSGRLKRSRVEEALGRIAAVKRAYIPQQLRLSTNEELKSNLLHRDFVDLGNAVLRAAVRNRRERRPAGTEEFERIRQSSDPVMVLSSRLDFLNSFRKRAVGHKVKSYHLKPSLRSEVARALRTHPESPIVAYVSGRQVASFIASLDEQIASRMVVVNVETGASIGKRSRYRDVFDVHFRHPDVGAAAAEVYLDLGKANAANVTVHRERTSQDQ; translated from the coding sequence ATGCCGCGATCAGAATCGAAGTGGCTTCAAGCCCTTCGAGGCCATATTATTGAAGGTGGTTTTCACTCAGCAGCCGCTGCGGCTTTGATGTTCTTTTCTTTTTCAGCGGCTCCACTTTCCGCACAAACTTTAACTCAAGAGGATCAAGAACTCGAACGAGCGCTGTATGATGCAACCGATGGCGAAGGTCCCAAAGACGAAGACGCAACCTCCGGCTCTTCGCTTCAGCCAACGACGTCGGCCGACTCGACTGGGTCTCCGCCAGAAAATGAACCCACGCGACTACCGTCCACGGCAAAGCTTCCGCTTGGACAGCTTTTGATTGTCGGGTTTAAGGGAACAACACTGAACAGCGGCCTCGGGGAAGTTATCAGGGAAACAAAACCGGGCGCCATACTATTGTTTGGTAGAAATGTTCGCTCTGCTCAACAGGTTGCTCGCCTCAATCATGAGGCCCAAGATCTTTCGATGAGGGTTTCGCGGTCGCCGCTTCTGATCGCGATCGATCAAGAGGGCGGGAATGTCATCCGCATTCGACACACTCCAACTCTCCCGTCCGCACTCGCAATTGCACTCACCAAAGATGTCGGTGTCGCAAAGAAATCGGGAATTGCCACTGGGCGGCTGTTAAAAACACTCGGGATCAATGTCAATCTCGCGCCGGTCGTGGATGTGTCCAATCCCGAAACAGACGCTTTTTTAGGAACTCGAACATTCGGTGATGATCCCAATCGCGTCTCAACGATGACCACAGCTGTTGCGAATGGGCTTCAAGATATGGGCGTTCTTCCGGTTGCTAAACATTTTCCCGGACACGGCGACGCATCCGGCGATTCACATCTTGTCGCCGCGACAAATCAATCAACCTTCGAACGGCTCTCTGGTCGCGATTTGGTTCCGTATTACGCCCTGGCGAAATCTTTGCGACGTCCATGGGGCGCAATGCTAGCCCACGTTAGTTTTCCAAAAATCGATTGGACTTCTGTACCTGCTACTTTTTCTAAACCAATTGTCGATGGAATTTTCCGACAATTGATTTCGAGGCAAGCTCTGGTAATGACCGACGACATAGAAATGGCTGGCGCCGCTGCTGAAAAAGATGTCGGGATTCGTGCCGTCCGAGCGATTGAAGCCGGCGCCGACATGGTGATGATCGCGTGGAGTCGTAAGATTCAACGCGAGGTGCTTACTTCACTTGAAGAGGCCTTGCGAAGTGGACGACTGAAACGATCCCGCGTCGAAGAGGCCCTTGGGCGAATCGCTGCCGTAAAACGCGCTTACATTCCTCAGCAATTGCGGCTGTCCACCAACGAAGAGTTGAAGAGTAATTTATTACATCGAGATTTTGTGGATCTTGGGAATGCTGTTTTGCGAGCGGCTGTTAGAAACCGAAGAGAACGTCGGCCGGCGGGGACCGAAGAATTTGAACGAATTCGACAATCCAGTGATCCCGTGATGGTTCTTTCTTCCCGTTTGGATTTTCTAAACTCGTTTCGGAAACGGGCGGTTGGTCACAAAGTGAAAAGCTATCACCTTAAGCCCTCGTTAAGAAGCGAAGTCGCTAGAGCACTTCGAACCCATCCAGAGTCGCCGATCGTGGCGTACGTGTCCGGCCGTCAGGTTGCTAGCTTTATCGCTTCACTGGACGAGCAAATCGCATCACGTATGGTTGTTGTAAACGTCGAAACGGGTGCGAGTATAGGGAAAAGGTCGCGATACCGCGATGTTTTCGATGTGCACTTCAGGCACCCGGACGTAGGTGCAGCCGCCGCCGAAGTCTATTTGGACCTAGGAAAGGCAAATGCCGCAAACGTTACCGTTCATCGAGAGCGAACTTCACAAGACCAATAA